A stretch of Argiope bruennichi chromosome 10, qqArgBrue1.1, whole genome shotgun sequence DNA encodes these proteins:
- the LOC129988875 gene encoding glutaredoxin-2, mitochondrial-like, producing the protein MGGSVSTSSPKLLYSVEKSLINDLITKNCVVIFSKTQCTYCRRVKKLLTESNVHFLSIELDKREDGTNLQNALHDITGVRTVPRVFINKECVGGATDVEKLQKENKLMEKIQMCEGRL; encoded by the exons atgGGAGGATCTGTTTCAACTTCATCGCCTAAACTTCTCTACAGTGTTGAAAAAAGTctcataaatgatttaattactaaaaactgtgttgttatattttctaaaacacaGTGTACTTACTGTAGAAGAGTAAAGAAG TTGCTCACTGAATCCAATGTACATTTCTTATCTATTGAGCTTGATAAAAGAGAAGATGGAACTAATCTCCAAAATGCACTACATGATATAACTGGAGTTAGAACA gttCCACGAGTTTTTATCAATAAAGAATGTGTTGGTGGTGCAACTGATGTTGAAAAATTACAGAAAGAGAATAAATTGATGGAGAAGATTCAAATGTGTGAAGGAAGGCTTTGA